From a single Aestuariibius sp. HNIBRBA575 genomic region:
- the cysG gene encoding siroheme synthase CysG codes for MQHYPIYLSTRGQKIVLSGGGEAVMAKLRLLLKTEADIHVFAQTPSAELYRLFYEDRLTLTARALQKGDVTGAALFYAADENPTEDARTAAIAKSEGALVNVVDNLEASGFITPAIVDRDPVTIAIGTEGAAPVLARQIKSQIEEILPSNLGLLARIGKTFRDAATALPFGKARRAFWSDFYTTTGPRALTKGPTEVTPALHDLLRQHLRRTEITGHVDFVGAGPGDPELLTLKARKALDHADVIIHDRLVAPEILELARREAVFVDVGKQGFATSTAQADINDLIVEHAQNGHHVVRLKGGDPVVFGRLDEELDALRGTDISYAIIPGITAASAAAAGMGQSLTRRGRNSGLRLLTGHDTQGFADHDWRQLAQPGQVAALYMSKKAARFVQGRLLMHSAVDATPVSIIENASRADQRVIGTTLSELDRCFTGAEIPGPAILIYGIAPRALSLTLTPKKEETA; via the coding sequence ATGCAGCATTATCCCATATATCTGTCCACACGCGGCCAAAAAATCGTCCTATCGGGCGGTGGCGAAGCGGTGATGGCAAAGCTGCGCCTGTTGCTCAAGACTGAGGCAGACATTCATGTGTTTGCGCAGACGCCCAGTGCGGAACTGTATCGCCTCTTTTATGAGGATCGCCTGACATTGACTGCGCGGGCGTTACAAAAAGGCGACGTAACAGGCGCGGCGCTGTTTTATGCCGCCGATGAAAATCCAACCGAGGATGCCCGCACGGCTGCCATTGCAAAATCCGAAGGGGCGCTGGTCAATGTGGTCGATAACCTAGAAGCCAGTGGGTTCATCACACCAGCCATCGTTGATCGTGATCCGGTGACCATTGCCATCGGCACCGAAGGCGCTGCACCGGTTCTGGCCCGCCAGATCAAATCCCAGATCGAAGAAATCCTGCCCAGCAATCTTGGTTTGCTGGCACGGATCGGCAAAACCTTTCGGGATGCGGCCACCGCCCTGCCCTTTGGCAAGGCGCGCCGCGCGTTTTGGTCCGATTTCTATACAACGACTGGCCCGCGCGCCCTGACCAAAGGCCCAACCGAGGTCACACCGGCCCTGCATGATCTGCTGCGCCAGCATTTGCGCCGCACTGAAATCACCGGCCACGTGGATTTTGTCGGCGCGGGTCCCGGTGATCCGGAATTGCTGACACTCAAGGCGCGCAAAGCGTTGGATCATGCCGATGTGATTATCCATGACCGGTTGGTGGCCCCAGAAATTCTGGAACTGGCCCGCCGCGAAGCAGTGTTTGTTGATGTGGGGAAACAGGGGTTTGCCACATCCACGGCGCAGGCGGACATCAATGATCTGATCGTTGAACATGCCCAAAACGGCCACCACGTTGTGCGCCTAAAGGGCGGCGATCCCGTTGTGTTTGGTCGTCTGGACGAAGAGCTGGACGCGCTGCGCGGCACCGATATCAGCTATGCCATCATTCCCGGCATCACGGCGGCCTCTGCGGCGGCCGCTGGCATGGGTCAAAGCCTGACCCGGCGTGGTCGCAATTCTGGCCTGCGTCTGCTGACCGGCCACGACACTCAGGGTTTTGCGGATCACGATTGGCGTCAACTGGCCCAGCCCGGTCAGGTTGCCGCGCTCTATATGTCAAAGAAAGCCGCGCGATTTGTGCAAGGTCGCCTACTGATGCATAGCGCCGTTGATGCCACACCCGTTTCGATCATCGAAAACGCATCCCGCGCCGATCAACGCGTCATTGGCACCACCCTGTCCGAATTGGACCGATGTTTCACCGGGGCCGAAATCCCCGGTCCCGCGATTTTAATCTATGGCATCGCGCCCCGCGCCTTGTCCCTGACCCTAACACCAAAGAAAGAGGAGACCGCCTGA
- a CDS encoding TRAP transporter small permease: MSAAKARGPQGKFARLISNIEETFIALLLGLMVLVTFVNVVLRYTNGTWINTTLETLLGVDFPPSLLWGLETVLVLFAWLVLFGISYGFKVTAHLGVDAILNIVAAPVRKTLVLISALCCIAYGGLMMKGAWDYWAPFAGYKKTEGRIIPTGFDDRTRDQAWYETEQIPIPFGQEFLENRYNLGEEYEKMPRFIPYAILPFGIALMLFRILQATVAILRGRADSLIVSHEAEDAVEEVSALNKEN, translated from the coding sequence ATGAGTGCCGCTAAGGCCCGCGGGCCACAGGGTAAATTTGCCCGTCTGATTTCAAACATCGAAGAAACGTTTATCGCGCTGCTGCTGGGCCTGATGGTGCTGGTGACCTTTGTGAACGTTGTGTTGCGCTATACCAATGGCACGTGGATCAACACCACGTTGGAAACCCTGTTGGGCGTTGATTTTCCGCCGTCGCTTTTGTGGGGGTTGGAAACGGTTTTGGTGCTGTTTGCGTGGCTGGTACTGTTTGGCATTTCTTATGGGTTCAAGGTGACGGCGCATCTGGGCGTGGACGCGATCCTGAATATTGTTGCCGCCCCTGTGCGCAAAACCTTGGTGCTGATTTCGGCGCTTTGTTGCATTGCCTATGGCGGTCTGATGATGAAAGGCGCGTGGGATTATTGGGCGCCCTTTGCGGGCTATAAAAAAACCGAAGGCCGCATCATTCCGACCGGCTTTGACGACCGCACCCGTGATCAGGCGTGGTATGAAACCGAACAAATCCCGATCCCGTTTGGGCAGGAATTCCTCGAAAATCGTTATAATCTGGGCGAAGAATACGAAAAAATGCCGCGCTTTATCCCCTATGCGATTTTGCCCTTTGGCATTGCGCTGATGCTGTTTCGCATTCTTCAGGCCACCGTCGCCATCCTGCGTGGACGCGCCGACAGTCTGATTGTTTCCCACGAAGCCGAAGACGCGGTCGAAGAAGTGTCCGCGCTCAATAAGGAGAACTAA
- a CDS encoding sigma-54-dependent transcriptional regulator has translation MTKQVLLVDDDREVREALGQTLELADLNPVLAGSYIEAKDHITDRFDGIIVTDIRMPGRDGFHLLEQARQVDPDLPVILLTGEGDIPMAVKAISAGAHDFLEKPCAPADLVAVVQKALLVRHNVLEARQHRLQLESGDAASRMLFGTSDLSKELRQRVRSVAQASAEVLVIGEAGSGTPKVAEVIHLLSPAARHPFVKRAGAALTPETLQDALNATGAGSFYIDEVATMPLSVQYALLEQLESGGAVRILAGSTRDLETEVTEGRFVADLFYRLDLMRVRIPALRERPDDIPVLFRHYVALACEQANLPNPQISADFLASLMGQDWPGNARALMNAAMRFAMGVGDAPMSEAEGLADQMARVEKTLLEDALRRSQGRATEAANTLKLPRKTFYDKLTRHGIKADDYRDPS, from the coding sequence ATGACCAAACAGGTTCTGCTGGTAGATGATGATCGCGAAGTGCGCGAAGCTTTGGGACAAACGCTTGAATTGGCGGATTTAAATCCGGTTCTGGCGGGCAGTTATATCGAGGCAAAGGATCACATTACCGATCGGTTTGACGGGATCATTGTCACAGATATCCGTATGCCCGGGCGCGACGGATTTCACCTGTTGGAACAGGCGCGTCAGGTGGATCCGGACCTGCCCGTGATCCTGTTGACCGGAGAAGGCGACATTCCCATGGCGGTCAAAGCGATCAGTGCAGGCGCCCATGATTTCCTGGAAAAACCATGCGCGCCGGCGGATTTGGTCGCAGTGGTTCAAAAGGCATTATTGGTGCGCCACAACGTGCTAGAGGCCCGACAACACCGGTTGCAATTAGAAAGCGGCGATGCGGCTTCGCGCATGTTGTTTGGCACGTCAGATCTGTCCAAGGAATTGCGCCAGCGGGTGCGATCTGTAGCGCAAGCCTCGGCTGAGGTTTTGGTCATCGGCGAGGCCGGAAGTGGCACGCCCAAAGTCGCCGAAGTGATCCATTTATTGTCACCCGCGGCCCGGCACCCATTTGTCAAACGGGCCGGGGCGGCGCTAACACCAGAAACATTGCAAGACGCGCTAAACGCAACCGGGGCAGGGTCGTTTTATATCGACGAAGTCGCCACCATGCCGTTGTCGGTGCAATATGCGCTGCTGGAACAGCTGGAATCCGGCGGTGCGGTACGAATATTGGCCGGATCTACGCGGGATCTGGAAACTGAAGTGACCGAGGGGCGTTTTGTGGCAGATCTGTTTTATCGTCTGGATCTGATGCGGGTGCGTATTCCGGCTTTGCGCGAACGCCCCGATGATATTCCGGTGCTGTTTCGCCATTATGTGGCCCTCGCGTGTGAACAGGCCAATCTGCCAAATCCGCAAATTTCTGCTGACTTTCTGGCAAGCCTGATGGGGCAGGACTGGCCCGGAAATGCGCGGGCCTTGATGAATGCGGCGATGCGGTTTGCCATGGGGGTTGGGGATGCCCCGATGTCTGAGGCAGAAGGATTGGCCGATCAAATGGCGCGTGTGGAAAAGACATTGCTTGAGGATGCGTTGCGCCGATCACAGGGGCGCGCCACCGAAGCTGCCAATACGTTAAAGCTGCCGCGCAAGACGTTTTACGACAAATTAACGCGCCATGGGATCAAGGCGGATGATTATCGCGATCCTAGTTAA
- a CDS encoding Lrp/AsnC family transcriptional regulator translates to MSVRIDDMDRKILRSLQRDAAQSLDDIAKEVGSSKTPVWNRIRKLREAGVIGHQTVMLDAEALGFEACFFVLIRTSEHEADWQQKFLNALRERPEVQEAHRLAGDIDYILKVRVANARAYDVFYQALISEVRVHNVTALLSMEEIKSTVALPL, encoded by the coding sequence ATGTCTGTTCGCATAGATGATATGGATCGGAAAATCCTACGCAGCCTACAGCGGGATGCAGCGCAAAGTTTGGACGATATTGCCAAAGAAGTGGGGTCGTCTAAGACGCCTGTGTGGAATCGGATCCGCAAATTACGCGAGGCTGGCGTGATCGGGCATCAGACCGTGATGCTGGACGCCGAAGCGCTGGGATTTGAGGCGTGTTTCTTTGTTTTGATCCGCACGTCAGAACACGAAGCGGACTGGCAACAGAAATTCCTGAACGCGCTGCGTGAACGCCCCGAAGTGCAAGAGGCACATCGTTTGGCCGGGGATATCGATTACATTCTCAAAGTGCGCGTCGCCAATGCGCGTGCCTATGATGTGTTTTACCAAGCTCTGATTTCAGAGGTACGCGTGCACAACGTTACGGCGCTTTTGTCCATGGAAGAGATCAAATCGACGGTGGCTTTGCCGCTTTGA
- the tpiA gene encoding triose-phosphate isomerase: MRRKLAAGNWKMNGTLASLGEVQALSRSHTAPKVDILLCPPTPLIWPMASARDGDQVMVGAQDCHANTSGAHTGDVSAAMVKEAGATAVILGHSERRTDHGETSELVENKVNAVWKQDLLAVICLGETLKEREDGDTLAVVGEQLAASTPEGANGENTVIAYEPVWAIGTGLVPTLDQIAEVHDFLRAELTARFGETTANDIRLLYGGSVKASNAAEIFAVSNVDGALVGGASLKADDFSPIVTALEASV, encoded by the coding sequence ATGCGCCGCAAACTTGCCGCCGGGAATTGGAAAATGAACGGAACGCTGGCCTCGCTGGGCGAAGTCCAAGCCCTGAGCCGCAGCCATACCGCGCCAAAAGTTGATATTCTGCTCTGCCCGCCAACGCCGCTGATATGGCCAATGGCCAGTGCCCGTGATGGTGATCAGGTCATGGTTGGCGCGCAGGATTGCCACGCCAATACATCAGGTGCCCATACCGGGGACGTGTCCGCCGCCATGGTCAAAGAGGCAGGTGCCACAGCCGTCATTCTGGGTCATTCCGAACGTCGCACAGATCATGGCGAAACGTCGGAATTGGTCGAAAACAAGGTGAACGCTGTCTGGAAACAAGACCTGTTGGCGGTGATCTGTCTGGGCGAAACCCTGAAAGAACGCGAAGACGGCGACACATTGGCTGTGGTTGGCGAACAATTGGCCGCCTCGACCCCAGAAGGGGCCAATGGCGAAAACACCGTGATCGCCTATGAACCGGTTTGGGCCATCGGCACGGGTTTGGTGCCAACATTGGACCAAATCGCCGAAGTGCATGATTTTCTACGGGCTGAACTGACTGCGCGGTTTGGGGAAACCACCGCCAATGACATTCGCCTGCTTTATGGCGGGTCGGTCAAAGCCAGCAACGCCGCCGAGATTTTTGCCGTGTCCAATGTGGATGGGGCCTTGGTTGGTGGGGCGAGCCTGAAGGCCGATGATTTTTCCCCGATTGTAACGGCGCTAGAAGCCAGCGTTTAA
- a CDS encoding DUF2849 domain-containing protein, translated as MARPFTPKVITANALLEGDAIWLTADDQWTRVMSEAELIEDEAHGDLRMLFAASQAHVVVGPYLADAKAGENGPEPVHFRENFRTTGPSNYAHGKQVEL; from the coding sequence ATGGCCCGTCCCTTTACACCCAAAGTAATCACCGCAAACGCCCTGCTAGAAGGCGATGCCATCTGGCTGACGGCCGATGATCAATGGACCCGCGTTATGTCTGAGGCGGAATTGATCGAAGACGAAGCCCATGGCGATCTGCGCATGCTGTTCGCCGCCTCTCAGGCGCATGTAGTTGTCGGCCCCTATCTGGCCGATGCCAAAGCCGGTGAAAACGGCCCCGAGCCCGTTCATTTCCGTGAAAACTTCCGCACAACCGGACCGTCCAATTACGCCCATGGCAAACAGGTGGAGCTGTAA
- a CDS encoding HesB/IscA family protein has translation MFSIPGKQAVTMTPKAAGQIAKLMERDGHKGLRIGVKKGGCAGMEYTMDYANDVDPLDEVVEQDGARVMIAPMAQMFLFGTEIDYQVSLLESGFKFRNPNVTDACGCGESIKFKDIDELNADQEDQQNTAPNGAPLL, from the coding sequence ATGTTTTCAATTCCCGGCAAACAGGCCGTTACCATGACCCCCAAAGCCGCTGGCCAAATCGCCAAGCTGATGGAACGTGATGGCCATAAAGGTCTGCGCATTGGCGTCAAAAAAGGTGGCTGTGCGGGAATGGAATACACGATGGATTATGCGAACGACGTGGATCCGCTGGACGAAGTTGTCGAACAGGATGGCGCGCGGGTGATGATCGCCCCTATGGCGCAGATGTTTCTGTTTGGGACGGAAATCGATTATCAGGTGTCCCTGCTGGAAAGTGGGTTCAAATTTCGCAACCCCAATGTGACGGATGCCTGCGGCTGTGGGGAATCGATCAAGTTCAAAGACATCGATGAACTGAATGCCGACCAAGAGGATCAGCAGAATACTGCCCCAAATGGTGCGCCTCTGCTCTGA
- a CDS encoding cytochrome P450: MKTLSQSPTDPDFIQNPYAFYDRARAVGDIFFWTEYDQVVATSYQAATTILKDRRFGREAPPEFAPQIPDHLAPFYAFESHSMLELEPPTHTRLRSLVLRAFTTRGIAGLAPDITELSNELIDKFPDEPFDLIENFAKIIPVVIICRLLGVPEHHGDQLLAWSNDMVAMYQARRTREIEDAAVAATKAFSDFMRGHIDDRRGNPGDDLITRLIAAEEDGEKLSTDELITTCVLLLNAGHEATVHTLGNGVKALLENGKPDITDKSVEEVFRFDPPLQLFGRWCYEAVELFGHTFQRGDQVHCALAAANRDPDTYPNPNVFDPNRTGPTNTSFGGGLHFCVGAPLARLEVKLALTALFDRCPNLTLSEPAKYADVYHFRGLTKLMVTK; this comes from the coding sequence ATGAAAACATTGTCCCAATCCCCCACCGACCCCGACTTTATCCAGAACCCATATGCGTTTTATGATCGTGCGCGCGCCGTTGGGGACATATTTTTCTGGACAGAATATGATCAGGTTGTCGCCACTTCTTATCAGGCGGCGACGACGATCCTGAAAGATCGCCGTTTCGGCCGCGAAGCCCCGCCCGAATTTGCGCCTCAGATTCCCGATCACTTAGCGCCGTTTTACGCGTTTGAATCCCATTCCATGTTGGAGCTGGAGCCACCAACTCATACCCGGTTGCGGTCGTTGGTTTTGCGCGCCTTTACCACCCGTGGCATTGCGGGTCTGGCCCCCGACATCACCGAATTATCCAATGAATTGATCGATAAGTTCCCTGATGAACCCTTTGATCTGATTGAAAATTTCGCAAAAATCATCCCCGTTGTGATCATTTGTCGGCTGCTGGGTGTGCCCGAACATCACGGCGATCAATTGCTGGCTTGGTCCAACGATATGGTCGCCATGTATCAGGCCCGACGCACCCGTGAAATTGAGGATGCCGCCGTCGCCGCCACCAAAGCCTTTTCAGACTTTATGCGCGGCCATATTGACGATCGCCGCGGCAATCCCGGCGACGATCTGATCACCCGATTGATTGCCGCCGAAGAAGATGGTGAAAAGCTTAGCACGGATGAGTTGATCACCACATGTGTGTTGCTGCTAAATGCAGGTCATGAGGCCACGGTTCACACATTAGGAAACGGCGTTAAGGCGCTGCTTGAAAACGGAAAACCCGACATCACCGACAAAAGCGTCGAAGAAGTGTTTCGGTTTGATCCACCGCTGCAATTGTTTGGTCGTTGGTGTTATGAAGCGGTCGAATTATTTGGCCACACCTTTCAGCGTGGCGATCAGGTTCATTGTGCCTTGGCTGCGGCCAATCGCGATCCTGACACCTATCCAAATCCCAACGTGTTTGACCCCAATCGCACCGGCCCCACCAATACCAGTTTTGGCGGCGGGCTGCATTTTTGTGTCGGCGCGCCCCTGGCCCGCTTAGAGGTCAAACTGGCGTTAACCGCCCTGTTTGATCGCTGTCCAAACCTGACATTGTCTGAGCCTGCAAAATATGCAGATGTCTATCATTTCAGGGGCTTAACCAAATTGATGGTCACCAAATAA
- a CDS encoding ATP-binding protein, whose protein sequence is MSFLPMRLIFVLAYLCVAAAFSGGVWWYGYREAFDQLEQQGQADLALASDRLSGQLQRFREMAVFLADHPTLDQVFETQISTGDALDLLVDARDRSGALDVLVVDATGRELATAQQTVPRLHAGRPYFERSLDGAMGVYHLYSDRWARRAFLFSAPVFSGDGPVIGAVIVAVDVDELEFDWRGGRQTIFYTGDLGVVFVSNRTELLYRSRVWPPQIRGEGGEYPSELLQPFFDFSENDLAGRTYWNVDGGRYLPSKALHLQLDLPVIDMVGDVLVDLGPARQQANLQSAVAAALFLAFGAMLFLATERRRALAEANLRLEARVTQRTNELQKAQGDLVQAGKLSALGQMSAGISHELNQPLMAIRSFAENAETFLQRGQADKAEQNLGRISGLAHRMDRIIKNLRAFARQENEPISDVDIIGVIAVSLEISDAKARQAGVTLNWDAPDTSVMVRGGEVRLQQVVVNLLGNAMDAMVDSPLKQIDISVNSVNGRVVILVRDTGPGIAEPEKIFDPFYSTKEVGVSEGMGLGLSISYGLVQSFGGVIRGRNHDAGGAEFSVELDAVEEQT, encoded by the coding sequence ATGAGCTTTTTGCCGATGCGACTGATCTTTGTGCTGGCCTATCTATGTGTGGCAGCTGCCTTTTCGGGTGGGGTTTGGTGGTATGGCTACCGCGAAGCGTTTGATCAATTAGAACAACAGGGTCAGGCCGATTTGGCACTGGCATCCGACAGATTATCGGGCCAATTGCAACGTTTTCGGGAAATGGCGGTGTTTTTGGCGGATCATCCCACGTTGGATCAGGTGTTTGAAACACAGATCAGCACTGGTGATGCGTTAGATCTGTTGGTGGATGCGCGGGATCGATCCGGGGCGCTGGATGTGTTGGTGGTGGATGCCACGGGGCGTGAATTGGCCACAGCCCAGCAAACAGTCCCGCGATTGCATGCGGGCAGACCTTATTTTGAACGGTCGCTGGATGGGGCGATGGGGGTGTATCACCTCTATTCTGATCGCTGGGCCCGCCGCGCGTTTTTGTTTTCGGCCCCGGTGTTCTCCGGTGACGGACCGGTGATTGGCGCGGTGATTGTTGCCGTGGATGTGGACGAGTTGGAATTTGACTGGCGTGGCGGACGTCAGACGATTTTCTACACCGGTGATCTGGGCGTGGTGTTTGTATCCAATCGGACCGAGTTGCTGTATCGCAGCCGCGTTTGGCCCCCTCAAATTCGCGGTGAGGGGGGCGAATACCCGTCTGAATTGTTGCAGCCGTTTTTTGATTTCTCGGAAAATGACCTGGCCGGGCGGACCTATTGGAATGTGGATGGCGGGCGCTATTTACCGTCCAAAGCTTTGCATTTGCAGCTGGATTTACCTGTGATCGATATGGTGGGGGATGTTTTGGTCGATCTGGGGCCAGCGCGCCAACAGGCCAATCTGCAATCCGCTGTTGCCGCAGCGCTGTTTTTGGCCTTTGGCGCGATGTTGTTTTTGGCCACAGAACGACGCCGCGCTTTGGCAGAGGCAAACCTGCGACTAGAGGCGCGCGTGACACAGCGCACAAATGAGCTTCAAAAGGCGCAGGGCGATCTGGTTCAGGCCGGTAAGCTCAGTGCGCTTGGCCAGATGAGCGCCGGGATCAGCCATGAGCTGAACCAACCTTTGATGGCGATCCGGTCTTTTGCGGAAAATGCAGAAACGTTCCTGCAACGGGGTCAGGCCGACAAGGCGGAACAGAATTTAGGCCGCATATCGGGGCTGGCGCACCGCATGGATCGGATCATCAAAAACCTGCGCGCCTTTGCACGACAGGAAAATGAACCGATTTCGGATGTGGACATCATCGGTGTGATCGCGGTGTCGTTGGAAATTTCCGATGCCAAGGCGCGACAGGCCGGGGTGACGCTGAATTGGGATGCGCCGGATACATCCGTGATGGTGCGCGGCGGAGAAGTGCGCCTACAACAGGTTGTGGTCAATCTGTTGGGCAATGCCATGGATGCGATGGTCGACAGTCCGTTGAAACAAATCGACATTTCTGTGAACAGCGTCAACGGCCGCGTGGTGATCCTTGTGCGCGATACAGGCCCCGGCATCGCCGAACCAGAAAAGATTTTTGACCCCTTTTACAGCACCAAAGAAGTGGGCGTATCAGAAGGCATGGGGCTGGGCCTGTCGATTTCATATGGTTTGGTTCAAAGTTTTGGCGGGGTAATCCGCGGGCGCAATCATGATGCGGGCGGGGCCGAATTTTCGGTCGAATTGGACGCGGTAGAGGAACAGACATGA
- a CDS encoding DctP family TRAP transporter solute-binding subunit, whose translation MKKFLAATAAVALTTAAAPAFAACDDGEIVVKFSHVTNTDRHPKGIAASLLMERVNEEMDGVMCIEVFPNSTLYNDNQVLEAMLNGDVQLAAPSLSKFEAFTKQFRIFDLPFMFESVDAVDAFQGSDAGQAMLDSMQRRGLQGLAFWHNGMKQMSANVALEGPGDADGLKFRVQTSDVLVAQMEALNASPQPMAFSEVYGALQTGVVDGQENTWSNIYGQKFFEVQDGVTETNHGILDYLVVTSTDWLDSLEPEVRDQFLTIMSEVTEVRNAEAFAVNEAARQSIIDAGGVVRELTPEQRAEWVDAMKPVWDQFVGDVGQENIDAAQAINDSL comes from the coding sequence ATGAAAAAGTTTCTCGCTGCAACCGCTGCTGTTGCATTGACCACCGCCGCTGCCCCTGCATTCGCAGCCTGTGACGACGGTGAAATCGTTGTTAAATTCAGCCACGTCACCAACACTGATCGTCACCCCAAAGGGATCGCAGCCAGCCTGTTGATGGAGCGCGTCAACGAAGAGATGGACGGCGTGATGTGCATCGAGGTGTTCCCGAACTCGACGCTTTATAACGATAACCAAGTGCTGGAAGCGATGCTGAACGGCGACGTTCAACTGGCCGCGCCTTCGTTGTCAAAGTTCGAAGCCTTTACCAAGCAATTCCGCATTTTCGATCTGCCGTTTATGTTCGAAAGCGTTGACGCCGTGGATGCGTTCCAAGGGTCCGATGCCGGTCAGGCGATGCTGGATTCCATGCAACGTCGCGGGCTACAGGGTCTGGCATTCTGGCACAATGGCATGAAACAGATGTCTGCAAATGTCGCATTGGAAGGTCCCGGTGATGCGGATGGTCTGAAATTCCGCGTTCAGACATCCGACGTTTTGGTCGCCCAAATGGAAGCGTTGAACGCATCCCCACAGCCAATGGCGTTTTCCGAAGTTTACGGCGCGCTGCAGACCGGCGTTGTGGATGGCCAAGAAAACACATGGTCCAACATCTATGGTCAGAAGTTTTTCGAAGTTCAGGATGGCGTGACCGAAACCAATCACGGTATTCTGGACTATCTGGTTGTGACCTCCACAGACTGGTTGGACAGCCTTGAGCCAGAAGTGCGCGATCAATTCCTGACCATCATGTCCGAAGTGACCGAAGTGCGCAACGCCGAAGCCTTTGCTGTGAATGAAGCGGCCCGTCAGTCGATCATCGATGCGGGCGGTGTTGTGCGGGAATTGACCCCAGAACAACGTGCTGAATGGGTGGATGCGATGAAACCGGTTTGGGACCAGTTTGTAGGCGATGTTGGCCAAGAAAACATCGACGCAGCCCAAGCGATCAACGATTCACTTTAA
- a CDS encoding TRAP transporter large permease, whose protein sequence is MEVVLLFSMIVGLLLIGVPIAISLGLSSVIFLLTYSDTSLASVAQSLYQAMAGHYTLLAIPFFVLASTFMSTGGVAKRIIRFAIACVGHLQGGLAIAGVLACMMFAALSGSSPATVVAIGSIVIAAMRQVGYTKDFAAGVICNAGTLGILIPPSIVMVVYSTATDVSVGRMFLAGVIPGILAGLMLMVTIYIMARIKNMPKGEWLGWGEIFSSLRDAAWGLLLIVIIMGGIYGHPWIGTHEVKDAAGAAMDNFGIYWRPGAFTPTEAAAVASVYAFFVASFIYKDMGPLKATTEDGPTRRFLSAPWTALTVLVHKDTKHALFEGGKLTVTLMFIIANALILKHVLTEEQIPQQVAGALLEAGFGMIVFLIIVNVILLIGGQFMEPSGLIVIVAPLVFPIALELGVDPIHLGIIMVVNMEIGMITPPVGLNLFVTSGVAGMPMMAVVRAALPFLLVLFVFLIMITYIPWLSTYLPHSIMGPEVITN, encoded by the coding sequence ATGGAAGTTGTTCTTCTTTTTAGTATGATCGTCGGCCTGTTGCTGATCGGTGTGCCCATCGCAATCTCGCTGGGGCTCAGCTCTGTTATCTTTCTGCTGACCTATTCGGACACGTCGCTCGCGTCGGTTGCGCAGTCGCTGTATCAGGCGATGGCGGGGCATTACACGCTGCTGGCGATCCCGTTTTTTGTGCTGGCATCCACGTTTATGTCGACCGGTGGTGTGGCCAAACGGATCATCCGATTTGCCATTGCCTGTGTGGGGCATTTGCAGGGTGGTTTGGCCATTGCGGGCGTGTTGGCCTGTATGATGTTTGCGGCGCTGTCCGGGTCATCCCCGGCGACCGTTGTGGCCATTGGGTCGATCGTGATCGCGGCCATGCGTCAGGTTGGGTATACCAAAGATTTCGCCGCCGGTGTGATCTGTAACGCAGGCACATTGGGCATCCTGATCCCGCCATCGATTGTGATGGTGGTCTATTCCACCGCCACAGATGTGTCCGTGGGCCGGATGTTTCTAGCCGGGGTCATTCCGGGTATTTTGGCGGGTCTGATGTTGATGGTAACCATTTACATCATGGCGCGGATCAAAAACATGCCCAAAGGCGAATGGTTGGGCTGGGGTGAAATCTTTTCATCCTTGCGCGATGCGGCTTGGGGGCTGTTGCTTATCGTGATCATCATGGGCGGCATTTACGGCCATCCCTGGATCGGCACCCACGAAGTCAAAGACGCAGCCGGCGCTGCCATGGACAATTTTGGGATTTATTGGCGCCCTGGTGCGTTTACCCCAACAGAAGCCGCCGCTGTGGCCTCGGTCTATGCGTTCTTTGTCGCCAGTTTCATCTACAAAGACATGGGCCCGCTGAAAGCCACCACCGAAGACGGGCCAACCCGACGGTTCCTGTCGGCCCCTTGGACGGCCCTGACCGTGCTGGTGCACAAAGACACCAAACATGCGCTGTTTGAGGGCGGGAAACTGACGGTGACGTTGATGTTTATCATCGCCAACGCCTTGATCCTGAAACATGTTCTGACCGAAGAGCAAATCCCGCAACAGGTCGCCGGTGCGCTGCTAGAAGCTGGGTTCGGCATGATCGTGTTCCTGATTATTGTGAACGTGATCCTGTTGATCGGTGGTCAGTTTATGGAACCATCGGGGCTGATCGTGATCGTGGCTCCATTGGTGTTTCCAATCGCGTTGGAGCTGGGCGTAGACCCGATCCATCTGGGCATCATCATGGTGGTGAACATGGAAATTGGCATGATCACACCGCCAGTTGGGCTGAACTTGTTTGTCACGTCAGGCGTGGCGGGCATGCCGATGATGGCCGTGGTGCGCGCCGCATTGCCATTCCTGTTGGTGCTGTTCGTGTTCCTGATCATGATCACCTACATCCCGTGGCTGTCGACCTATTTGCCGCATTCGATCATGGGACCAGAAGTGATCACCAATTGA